Part of the Arsenicicoccus sp. oral taxon 190 genome, GATCAGCTCGACCGACTGCCGCCAGCGCGTGGCCGAGGGCAAGCCGGTGTGGTACCTCGTGCCCGACGGCGTCGTCCAGCACATCAACAAGTACACCCTCTACGCCAGCGCGGTGCCCTCGGTGTCCGGCGACCCGGCGTTGTCGGGCATCTCCACGGGGCCGCGCCCCACCAGCACACCCACCACGGAGGATCCTGCGTGACCGCCACCCCGCGTGCTCTCGAGCTCGCCAAGGCCGCCGCCCTCGCGGCGGACGACAAGCGTGCCCGCGACATCATCGCCCTGGACGTCAGCGACCAGCTGGCGCTGACCGACATCTTCGTCCTGGCCTCCGCGCCCAACGATCGCCAGGTCCGCGCGATCGTCGACGCGGTCGAGGACAAGCTCCGCGAGCTGGGCGCCAAGCCGGTGCGCCGCGAGGGCGAGAAGGACGGTCGGTGGGTGCTCATCGACTTCGTCGACGTCGTCGTGCACGTGCAGCACACCGACGAGCGCGAGTTCT contains:
- the rsfS gene encoding ribosome silencing factor, which codes for MTATPRALELAKAAALAADDKRARDIIALDVSDQLALTDIFVLASAPNDRQVRAIVDAVEDKLRELGAKPVRREGEKDGRWVLIDFVDVVVHVQHTDEREFYGLERLWKDCPVVDLELPDPSGREDEDDPYADAPARLTGWPGLRD